TATCCTTTTCGATAAGAACGACCAGGTGTTGTGTGTGGTGGATTTAGATACGGTTATGCCGGGCTATGTATTGTCCGATTTTGGAGATTTTATCCGTACAGGGGCAAATAAAGGTGCTGAAGATGATCAGGATTTAGACAATGTTTCGCTTGATCTGGCCATCTTTGAAGGATATACTAAAGGTTATCTGGAGAATGCTGCTTCTTTCCTTACTGAGGTGGAAATAGAAAACCTTGCTTTCGGCGCCAAGTTATTGACCTATATGCAAACTGTACGTTTTCTGACCGACTATATCGATGGCGATACTTATTACAAAATTGCTTACGGAAACCACAACCTGGTGCGTTCAAAAGCTCAGTTTAAGTTTTTACAGAGCCTTGAACAGAATTTCGATATGATGCAGGAGATTGTGTTAAGTACGGCGGAAAAATATAGATAAAAAACAGCACGGTTTATACGGGAAAATAAATAATGTAAAAAAAGAGCAGTGTGAAGAAAAAATCACTATCTTTGCACCGCTTTATTTTTAGGTAAAAAAAGTGGCAAAGTTCAGCTTATACAATATTCCTTTAAAGAATCTTTCTCAGGGAAAACATACTTATGAGTATGAGTTAGATAGAAAGTTTTTTGAGGCGATTGACGGTGATGAGGTAAAAAAAGGCAATGTCAATGTGGTGTTGACTGTCAAAAAAACTTCATCCACGTATGAGTTTAATTTCGATTTAAAAGGTATTGTTCAAGTGCCTTGTAACCGTTGTCTGGATGACCTGGACCAGGAGATTGATTCTCAAAACCGCTTAGTGGTGAAACTCGGGAAAGAATATTCGGAAGAGAGTGATGAGGTGGTTATTATTCCTGAAGATGAAGGGGAGATCAATATAGCGTGGTTTCTGTATGAGTTTGTGGCGTTGAATATTCCGATAAAGCATGTTCACGAACCGGGTAAATGCAACAAGACCATGTCCACCAAACTTCGTAAGCACCGGGCAGTAAGCAGAGATGACGAAGATGACGGTGGTGATATTCCGGACGA
This portion of the Petrimonas sulfuriphila genome encodes:
- a CDS encoding DUF177 domain-containing protein, with product MAKFSLYNIPLKNLSQGKHTYEYELDRKFFEAIDGDEVKKGNVNVVLTVKKTSSTYEFNFDLKGIVQVPCNRCLDDLDQEIDSQNRLVVKLGKEYSEESDEVVIIPEDEGEINIAWFLYEFVALNIPIKHVHEPGKCNKTMSTKLRKHRAVSRDDEDDGGDIPDEETEFADEEEITENIDPRWEGLKGLNLE